A part of Uloborus diversus isolate 005 chromosome 6, Udiv.v.3.1, whole genome shotgun sequence genomic DNA contains:
- the LOC129224016 gene encoding suppressor of fused homolog: MESKFMPRPPLFLGYPISQRPVIPLGLEALYRACRKIYPDQPNPLQVAAVVKYWLGGPDPLDYISMYSNPGDPDLDIDPHWHYVSFGLSDLHGDGRVHDISAPDAPSGFGFELTFRLKREPDERVPPTWPAAIMQALAKYVFQSENTLCAGDHVSWHCPLDNSESRIQHMLMFEDPKLGTVQTPFGLVTFIQIVGVCTEELQAAQGWNGPGIIELLKSVKGAGGPWLITDMRRGETMFELDPSVQESVDQGIETDGSNLSGVSARCSWQEKKTNNNEGCPESDNEGEYPQISPLESEQIKATLKKGLLSTKPVLPQIKPNSSNQYYGMSATTNQPEGNSRKESYDSSMHNEMGALEPAELLQTKFLDSVHLQFNLEAGTILPLALRGRLKHGRHFTFKSVVGDVAITLVPTSVSGAFVDLEHPFAAHGPWLQVLLTNENIEIILDELTEVSELDAVALPKTFYWCDRKLTVTLMHEECQ, translated from the coding sequence ATGGAAAGCAAATTCATGCCACGACCACCTCTTTTTCTGGGCTATCCTATCTCACAGAGACCAGTTATACCACTCGGACTTGAAGCATTATACCGTGCATGTCGTAAAATTTATCCTGATCAGCCAAATCCTCTGCAAGTTGCTGCTGTAGTGAAGTACTGGTTGGGTGGACCCGACCCACTGGACTATATTAGCATGTACTCTAATCCTGGGGATCCGGACTTGGACATCGATCCACACTGGCACTATGTGAGCTTTGGCTTGTCTGACTTGCATGGAGATGGAAGAGTTCACGACATTTCTGCTCCCGACGCACCCAGTGGATTTGGCTTTGAATTAACTTTTCGACTGAAGAGAGAGCCGGATGAAAGAGTTCCACCCACATGGCCTGCTGCCATAATGCAAGCTTTAGCTAAATATGTTTTCCAATCTGAAAACACCTTGTGTGCAGGCGATCACGTTTCTTGGCATTGCCCCCTGGATAATAGTGAATCGAGAATACAACACATGCTGATGTTTGAAGATCCGAAACTCGGAACGGTGCAGACGCCGTTCGGACTTGTGACTTTTATACAGATTGTTGGTGTTTGTACTGAAGAGCTACAAGCAGCTCAAGGTTGGAATGGACCAGGCATCATTGAACTGCTCAAGTCAGTCAAAGGGGCCGGAGGGCCGTGGCTCATTACTGACATGAGGAGAGGGGAAACCATGTTCGAACTGGATCCGTCAGTGCAAGAATCCGTCGATCAGGGCATTGAGACTGATGGATCCAATTTGAGTGGTGTCAGCGCAAGATGTTCGTGGcaagaaaagaaaactaataaCAATGAAGGATGTCCAGAAAGCGATAATGAAGGTGAATACCCACAGATATCTCCTCTAGAATCTGAGCAGATCAAAGCTACCCTCAAAAAGGGGCTACTCAGCACAAAACCTGTTTTGCCTCAAATCAAACCTAACAGTAGCAATCAGTACTACGGGATGTCGGCCACCACCAATCAGCCAGAAGGTAATTCAAGAAAAGAATCTTACGACAGTAGTATGCATAATGAAATGGGAGCGCTCGAGCCGGCAGAGCTTCTACAAACAAAGTTTCTAGACAGTGTTCATCTGCAATTTAATTTGGAAGCTGGGACTATTTTGCCTCTGGCCTTGAGAGGTCGATTAAAACATGGGAGACATTTTACCTTCAAGAGTGTGGTCGGAGATGTCGCCATAACTCTCGTTCCGACAAGTGTGTCTGGTGCTTTTGTGGACTTGGAGCATCCTTTTGCGGCTCATGGACCTTGGTTACAAGTACTTTTGACAAACGAAAATATTGAGATTATATTAGATGAGTTAACAGAAGTGTCCGAGTTAGATGCTGTTGCCTTACCCAAGACATTTTACTGGTGTGATAGGAAACTCACTGTAACATTGATGCATGAAGAATGCCAAtag